The Micromonospora sp. Llam0 genome contains a region encoding:
- a CDS encoding Hsp20/alpha crystallin family protein has protein sequence MSQPRDQMQERGWDPIGSLQSLWSELGRVFGGDAGVPEVELLDTDDGWRVVARLPGVAPEEVAVEIDGADLCLRGRSEQEVNVDNGLPDTGSTERGFEYRLCLPSGVDVHRMDAVMDHGLLTVTMPRAEPGGRRSITVGRPQHQQPTAGSAAARPGRAEQVRITTGGAGIAAEEIDPAADREMHHPYAGETDMQRQQASTAR, from the coding sequence ATGAGCCAACCCCGCGACCAGATGCAGGAACGCGGCTGGGATCCGATCGGCAGTCTGCAGTCGCTCTGGTCGGAGCTGGGCCGGGTCTTCGGCGGCGACGCCGGCGTACCCGAGGTCGAGCTGCTGGACACCGACGACGGCTGGCGGGTGGTGGCCCGGCTGCCCGGCGTCGCGCCGGAAGAGGTGGCGGTCGAGATCGACGGCGCGGACCTGTGCCTGCGGGGCCGGTCCGAGCAGGAGGTCAACGTCGACAACGGGCTGCCGGACACCGGTTCGACCGAGCGCGGCTTCGAGTACCGGCTGTGCCTGCCCAGCGGGGTGGACGTGCACCGGATGGACGCGGTGATGGACCACGGGCTGCTCACCGTCACGATGCCCCGGGCCGAGCCGGGCGGCCGCCGGTCGATCACCGTGGGCCGGCCGCAGCATCAGCAGCCGACGGCCGGTTCGGCCGCCGCCCGACCCGGCCGGGCCGAACAGGTCCGGATCACCACGGGCGGCGCCGGGATCGCCGCCGAGGAGATCGATCCGGCCGCCGACCGGGAGATGCACCATCCGTACGCGGGTGAGACGGACATGCAGCGGCAGCAGGCCAGCACCGCCCGATGA
- the nshR gene encoding NshR/TsnR family 23S rRNA methyltransferase, translating to MAELDVITERSDPAVQRIIDVTKHSRSVVRTVLIEDAEPLVQAIHAGLEFIEVYGVQTSPLPDEVITACRREGIPVRLVAAPIMNDLFRTDKKPKAFGIARVPRPWSFDELSRTTGDLVVLDGVKIVGNIGAIVRTSFALGAGGIVLVDSDLSTIADRRLIRASRGYVFSLPIVLASRAEATGYFRRTGIPLIAFDADGDLAVSDLRDADEQLALLLGSEKTGTSRSFESISQHSVSIPIDPAAESLNVSVCAGIALYERYHWNLADRRRPPQATAPNQQQPAKRRVRRPASSSGGPGRRR from the coding sequence GTGGCGGAACTCGATGTCATCACCGAGCGGTCGGATCCGGCTGTCCAGCGGATCATCGACGTCACCAAACATTCGCGATCCGTCGTACGGACCGTGCTGATCGAGGACGCCGAGCCGCTGGTGCAGGCGATTCACGCCGGGCTGGAGTTCATCGAGGTCTACGGGGTGCAGACCAGCCCGCTGCCCGACGAGGTGATCACCGCATGCCGGCGGGAGGGAATCCCGGTCCGCCTGGTCGCGGCCCCGATCATGAACGACCTGTTCCGGACCGACAAGAAGCCCAAGGCGTTCGGGATAGCCCGGGTTCCGAGGCCGTGGAGCTTTGACGAGCTGTCCCGTACGACCGGCGACCTCGTCGTTTTGGACGGGGTGAAGATCGTCGGCAACATCGGGGCCATCGTGCGTACGTCGTTCGCGCTCGGCGCCGGCGGCATCGTGCTGGTGGACAGCGACCTGAGCACCATCGCGGACCGGCGCCTGATCAGGGCCAGCCGGGGCTACGTATTCTCGCTGCCGATCGTGCTCGCGTCGCGGGCCGAGGCGACCGGCTACTTCCGGCGCACCGGTATTCCGCTGATCGCCTTCGACGCCGACGGCGATCTCGCGGTCAGCGATCTACGTGACGCGGACGAGCAGCTAGCACTGCTGCTCGGCAGCGAGAAGACCGGCACGTCGCGTTCCTTCGAGAGCATCTCCCAGCATTCGGTGTCGATCCCCATCGACCCGGCCGCGGAATCGCTGAACGTCTCCGTCTGTGCCGGGATCGCACTGTACGAGCGGTACCACTGGAACCTCGCCGACCGGCGGCGCCCGCCACAGGCCACGGCGCCCAACCAGCAGCAGCCCGCCAAACGCCGCGTCAGAAGGCCTGCGTCGTCGTCCGGCGGGCCGGGCCGCCGCCGCTGA
- the erm gene encoding 23S ribosomal RNA methyltransferase Erm: MPYHEHVGRHEFGQNFLVDRSVITNLTDLVARTEGPIVEIGAGDGALTLPLSRQDREVTAVEIDPKRAKRLSRQTPENVTVICADILRFRFPRHPHVVVGNVPFHMTTSIIRTLLAADHWHAAVLLVQWEVARRRAGVGGATLLTASWWPWYDFELHSRVPARAFRPVPAVDGGLFTIARRETPLVTDRKGYQDFVRTVFTGRGHGLAEIVQRSGRISRPDLQDWMRANRVGPNLLPKDLDAHEWASLWQLAGPARPGGGGRPTPRRPRNPASTRRL; this comes from the coding sequence ATGCCTTACCACGAGCACGTCGGACGACACGAGTTCGGCCAGAACTTCCTGGTGGACCGCTCGGTGATCACCAATCTGACCGACCTCGTCGCCCGGACCGAGGGCCCGATCGTCGAGATCGGAGCCGGCGACGGCGCCCTCACGCTTCCGCTGAGCCGGCAGGACAGGGAAGTGACCGCTGTGGAGATCGACCCCAAGCGCGCCAAGCGGTTGAGCAGGCAGACCCCGGAGAACGTCACCGTGATCTGTGCCGACATCCTGCGCTTCCGGTTTCCCCGGCACCCCCACGTGGTCGTCGGGAACGTCCCCTTCCACATGACTACCTCCATCATCCGGACCCTGCTCGCCGCCGACCACTGGCACGCGGCTGTGCTGCTGGTGCAGTGGGAGGTGGCCCGCCGACGGGCGGGTGTCGGCGGCGCGACGCTGCTGACCGCGAGCTGGTGGCCCTGGTACGACTTCGAGTTACACTCCCGGGTGCCGGCGCGAGCCTTCCGGCCGGTGCCCGCAGTGGACGGTGGACTGTTCACGATCGCCCGTCGGGAGACTCCGCTGGTGACCGACCGCAAGGGCTACCAGGACTTCGTCCGGACGGTCTTCACCGGTCGAGGACATGGCCTCGCGGAGATCGTCCAGCGGTCGGGGCGGATCAGCCGACCCGACCTGCAGGACTGGATGCGGGCCAACCGGGTGGGGCCGAACCTGCTCCCGAAGGACCTCGACGCCCACGAGTGGGCCTCCCTGTGGCAGCTGGCCGGCCCGGCCCGGCCCGGTGGCGGTGGCCGGCCCACGCCGCGCCGGCCACGGAACCCCGCCTCGACCCGTCGACTCTGA
- the desII gene encoding dTDP-4-amino-4,6-dideoxy-D-glucose ammonia-lyase, giving the protein MSVTNSAMPGSDLTAVAQALHEEVAGTGLVPLAEIGPTAHRLAALARIYGNAPFVPLEQARHELGVDRAGFERLLELFIRIPALRAAVENGPSGRYWTNTVLSLERAGVFDAVLARKPTFPHLVGLYPGPTCMFRCHFCVRVTGARYQASSLAGGNEMFAAVIDEVPAGNRDAMYVSGGLEPLTNPGLGALVSRAAGRGFRIVLYTNSFALTEHKLKGEQGLWDLHAVRTSLYGLTDAEYQATTGKQGSFTRVRDNLARFQQLRAEREAPIRLGLSYIVLPGRAGRLSALVDFIAELNEAAPDRPLDYINLREDYSGRPDGKLSSDERAELQDELNRFREKAAQRTPTLHVDYGYALHSLMMGTDVQLVRIRPETMRPTAHPQVSVQVDLLGDVYLYREAAFPGLAGADRYRIGTVRPDTTLTEVMETFVTSGATVTPQADDEYFLDGFDQAVTARLNQMETDIADGWGERRGFLR; this is encoded by the coding sequence ATGTCCGTGACGAACTCCGCGATGCCCGGCAGCGATCTGACGGCGGTGGCGCAGGCACTGCACGAGGAGGTGGCGGGCACCGGGCTTGTGCCGCTGGCCGAGATCGGCCCGACCGCTCACCGGTTGGCGGCACTGGCGCGCATCTACGGGAACGCGCCCTTCGTGCCGCTCGAACAGGCGCGCCACGAACTCGGCGTGGACCGGGCCGGCTTCGAGCGGCTGCTGGAACTGTTCATCCGGATCCCGGCGCTGCGGGCCGCTGTCGAGAACGGCCCCTCGGGCCGCTACTGGACGAACACCGTGCTCAGCCTGGAAAGGGCGGGTGTCTTCGACGCCGTGCTCGCCAGAAAGCCGACGTTCCCGCATCTCGTCGGTCTCTACCCCGGGCCTACCTGCATGTTCCGCTGCCACTTCTGCGTCCGGGTCACCGGCGCCCGGTACCAGGCCTCCTCGCTGGCCGGCGGAAATGAGATGTTCGCGGCCGTCATCGACGAGGTTCCCGCCGGCAACCGCGACGCGATGTACGTCTCCGGCGGCCTGGAACCGCTCACCAACCCCGGACTGGGCGCCCTGGTCAGCCGGGCAGCCGGGCGGGGATTCCGGATCGTCCTCTACACCAACTCCTTCGCGCTGACCGAGCACAAGCTCAAGGGTGAGCAGGGCCTATGGGACCTGCACGCCGTCCGGACGTCGCTGTACGGGCTGACCGACGCGGAGTACCAGGCCACCACCGGCAAGCAGGGCTCGTTCACCCGGGTCCGGGACAACCTCGCGCGGTTCCAGCAGTTGCGCGCCGAGCGGGAGGCGCCGATCCGCCTCGGGCTCAGCTACATCGTCCTGCCCGGTCGCGCCGGGCGGCTGAGCGCGCTGGTCGACTTCATCGCCGAGCTCAACGAGGCGGCGCCGGATCGCCCGCTGGACTACATCAACCTGCGCGAGGACTACAGCGGCCGGCCGGACGGGAAGCTCTCCTCGGACGAGCGGGCCGAACTCCAGGACGAGCTGAACCGGTTCCGGGAGAAGGCGGCGCAGCGTACCCCGACGTTGCACGTCGACTACGGCTACGCCCTGCATAGCCTGATGATGGGCACCGACGTGCAACTGGTCCGGATCCGGCCGGAGACCATGCGGCCCACCGCGCACCCCCAGGTGTCGGTGCAGGTGGACCTGCTGGGTGACGTCTATCTCTATCGGGAGGCGGCCTTCCCCGGCCTGGCCGGCGCGGACCGCTACCGCATCGGCACGGTGCGGCCGGACACCACCCTCACCGAGGTGATGGAGACCTTCGTGACCAGCGGCGCGACGGTCACCCCCCAGGCGGACGACGAATACTTCCTGGACGGATTCGACCAGGCCGTGACCGCGCGGTTGAACCAGATGGAGACCGACATCGCTGACGGGTGGGGGGAACGACGCGGTTTTCTTCGCTGA